A portion of the Homalodisca vitripennis isolate AUS2020 chromosome 2, UT_GWSS_2.1, whole genome shotgun sequence genome contains these proteins:
- the LOC124353403 gene encoding uncharacterized protein LOC124353403 — protein sequence MTVNSQIIVKRPVGGKIDLILELTKCRMKEEPDTCEFNSRHRVVLDCQQLHDQNKMWSEFVQHITNLSDQCPVSPGEYNMTDAPVSLRNMDRLPLGFGYWKINANGIIKKKLIFCIVAELNIEIQRIRKHKY from the exons ATGACAGTCAACTCTCAGATCATTGTCAAAAGACCAGTTGGGGGTAAGATTGAT CTGATACTGGAGCTGACTAAGTGTAGAATGAAGGAAGAGCCGGACACTTGCGAGTTCAACTCTCGACACAGAGTGGTACTCGACTGTCAGCAACTCCACGATCAGAACAAGATGTGGTCGGAATTTGTCCAACACATCACCAACCTGTCTGACCAGTGCCCTGTATCTCCT GGAGAATACAACATGACAGATGCACCAGTATCTCTCCGGAACATGGATCGCTTGCCTCTTGGATTCGGTTACTGGAAAATCAATGCAAACGggattattaagaaaaaattaattttctgtattgTGGCTGAATTGAACATTGAAATACAAAgaataagaaaacataaatattaa